From Plutella xylostella chromosome 23, ilPluXylo3.1, whole genome shotgun sequence:
AGTCAAAAACTCTTATTCGAGTGCAGAGGAATCCGATTCTGACGTCGAAATAATAGAAAATGACTGGGAGTCCGACAATAACGTATCCTCGAAGCCCGAGCACTCGGACAATGAAAAGAACACATCGCCGGAACGAGCGCAGAGCGAGTCCCCAGTTCTACATCTCGTAGAGCCAGACAACAACAACTCAGGGAAGGACTCATTAGACTATAGAGAAAACTTAGATAAAAATGATACCAAAGATATATCAGACCAAATTCAAAATGAAGATGCTGATAGTTCCAATGGGAATGTGATGTCTATTGAGAACTACCTGGAAGTGACCCTGTCTACCGACTCTGAGGCTAGTCATACTTGTAGCCAGTGCAACCAAATATTCCCAAGTGAGCAGACCCTTCTGGTTCACCACTGTAGTGCCAAGCCAGCTGAGGAAAAAAAGTACCCATGCCACGTGTGTGCCGAGAAGTTCCCCAGCTACTGGGAGCTCCGGAAGCACATAAACAGTCACTTCCCAGGTATGTCAGACTCAAAGTCCAGTTTCTGCCACCTCTGTCAGAAGGACTATACAAAAACAGGGTTCATGAATCACCTCCGCAAACACACTGGGGAGAGGCCGTTTGTCTGCGAGCTCTGCCACAAGGCATTCTCCCAGTCCAGCTCCCTGTCCATACACATGAAGTTTCATTTAAATGTCCGCAAACATTGCTGCACCGTGTGTGAGAAGAAATTTGTGACAAAAAGTGAGCTCTCTCGTCATATGACAGTGCACACCAAGCAGAAGTCCTACTACTGCGGAGTCTGTGAAAAGGCCTTCACCCGCTCAGACAATATGAAAAAACATGAGAAAACTCATGGTTGAAACCCACATGCAGATTTGTGTTAAGGCATCAATCAAGCCTGACTGTTTTACATCTTATAAATATTGCTTACACTTATTTTTTGATGCTTAACACAATAGTTTAATTTCGGATTCTCTAATTGCCAAAAATTTAGTCATAGTCTTTTAATTTCCTTTGTTTATGACATTTTTGATTGCATTGTTTGAtaccaaaattattaaatctaGTTATTAATTTAGTCATTATCTTTTGTGTGTTCATGTGCGAGTTCAATCAGTCATGGTGTTTTGCTGTAGTTGCTTTGAGTTAGTTTAAGggttttatgtataatttgatGCATGCTTGGGAAATACTTTAAATAGGAAAATGCCTTTACAGGTGCTTTATGATAAGGTTTCACATATCTCATCCAATGTTGCCTTTTTAGATATGATAGTGATATATTTAACACATGTGAATATAGGTCACATTGTTTTTGTCCAAAGACAGATAAATAAAACTGGTTTTTATACAACATACTGTAGCTATTTACAATGTAAATGTAATGTCACAAAAATCTAAGCTTTTGGAAGCTTTGAttatcatatatatttttgtataatatttaatatactacCACCTAGTATGCCAAAATTATTAACTTATTAGAGTTTTATATACTTGTACCAAAGcaataataagtaaaagtGTCTAAATATCATAGTGCCAAATACTTTCCTATTTGTATTTTCAAATGAattatttaatcatatttACAACATGGTGTTATTATGAAAGTCTCAATTCTCTTGTCACTAAAGAAATCATTAATGATGTTTACACATTGTAATTTATGAAgtaataattagtttttagtCCTAATTGAACAAATAAGAATTGTTGTTagttaatacttaaatataatcaaTCAATCAGTGATAATGACAATAATATCATCACAAAATACTCCTACATAAACAATGTAGgacactatttttatttaaaaaaaatgtaactaaAATTCAGCTATGCTGTTTAATAACTCCTTGCCTAATAGATAAGTAATGTAAGTAAGTTTTCATTTTCTATACCTAGTGGTATGCCTACTCTCCCAaagatattttcatatttaatattgGCTATGAAACCAAAGCAATGTATTTTCTATTATGTGCCACTTTTAAACGATTTTCATTTAGTCAATACCTAAGATTTTTAAAGCtctagtttttagttttagtctaattgtaatattttaatatatttattcatgtatttaataaaatctgcaTGACTTGTTTTAAGTTGTAAAAGAGACAAAAAGAAAATGTTAAACACAATATACAAGACTGACAATAATAATCACAAAAGATATTAAGAATTGCACAAATCGACCTATTTATTAAAAGCCAAATTTTCGTAGAATTATCAAAAGTGCACCTTGTTAAAACTCATGACAATTAGAAAATAAGAGCCGTTTTTTAACAACTTTAAGCTGTTTTGTGAAAGATGTAACGTgtcaattttatattaaagaGTTGTTTGTTTAAAGGAAATCTTTCATTTTATATCTAAAAGGTTCGTTTTGCCTTTGTTCTAGGTAGCGCTAGAGATGTCTGCCCGGTTACGTAATCTTAATCCGTATGAGTTACACAAGTACCTTGTTAACGTTTATACTCTGAACGCAAAAGGCACTACCAGCCATTTGCAAAGAGACACTTCCAGGGACCGAACAGACCTCGACGTAATCAGAGAGAACCACAAATTCCTATGGGAAGAGGATGAAGTGGCAGACACCTGGGAAAAGCAGTTAGCGAAAAAATATCACGATAAGTTATTCAAAGAATACTGTATTTGCGATTTGAGCAGATACAAGGAAAACAAAGTAAGTTATCCTGAAGTTATCATAACAAACATTTGATAAGTaactatattttcttttaaacaaaAGGTTAATGTAGGTTTAACTTCACATAGTTATTTTGATTATCATCCTACTTATGCGAGTTTATATAAAGGCGATAGTCGCACATCGAAGTCTTCAGTCTAACGGTTAATAACCTATTTACATTACAAATGCAGCCGTCCAAAGGCAACGCGGTCGGTAATTTATGTGTTTAATGTTCCCATGGAGCGTTACTATGAATCTTTCCCCTCGAAAGTTTCGAATTAAAGGCTGACCTAGGGAGCGCGATCCCCTTTGAACCGTAAGTTTTTTGTGAGCCGAGGCTGCGTAGTCCCTTTGTGTGCGATACTGGGGAGTGCAACAATGGCCGTAATGCCTTTCTGTAGGCTAAATATAGCGTGGCGGTTGCACACCCACATCGACAGTCGCGCACATCTGCCAGCCAGTGATCACTGCAGAGACGTCCCCTCGCCTCTCGATGCCTACTCACACGTGCTATATTATACAGAACCCTCCAGGCACGCAAATAGCGGCTGGTATGGCGCCCGGATGCTTTGAATTGCATGAGGCATGAGTCTGGCAGCTGTTGTTGTGCCACACCCGTTTGTAAGGCAGCTATTTATAAAAGCCTACCTATATCGCGCGTTCGTTTGATTTCCTGCCTCCATTTTGATGCTATAAAGAGGTCAAGTGTCGTCATGCAACGGTTAGAGCTCGGTAGGTAGTGGGATGTATAAGTTCctatatgtaagtaagtaggcaCCCAGTAGATAAGGTagttatatacttatacaacAACCTAATAGTCTGCagacatattttatcaatcaaGCCTTCAAGCATCGATAAACGATGTGGGTACGGGACACGGGTACAATAGATTCTGATAATGAAATTCAAAAAGATGCAAACAAAAGGCTTTGAATTTGAACGCTTACTTAATTAACAGAACtgaatgtttttgtttttcgcATTAGCAATCTAATCACTAATGCAACAGGCAGACAAAGTACAAAGTCGAGAGAACTCTAGGCATGCATGGCACCAAATTAATCCTTCGggttatttttagttaaaaatCTTGGCACCGATACAGATAGAGCCGTTAAATTAAGGTTGCCGTTCGGTCACTTTGTACCTgtctacctacttatgtacatatttatctATTAGGTTGGTTGGCAGTGATGGCTGCCGGCCAGTTTGTAGAAGTTTCATCACTACAATATAAAAGCACGGAATGTTCAGTCCAGTTCAGACCCAAATGATCACAGTTCCTGTTTATACAGGCCTAACTATTAGAGTACAGTAGTAGTAGTACCTACCAGTGGCGGCTGCACCTTAAGTGCGCCCGTGCAACgcactaccatttaaaaaccttctaaatatgtaccttccttcttcctataccatactagactaggtaggtactaggtacgtCTAAAGAAAGCTTCacaaaaataccaatataacaaccgtaatacctaccctaaacagaaattacataaatcatTCGAACGTTAcgagttaaattaaatcgagctggcctattttgatttctactgcgaaagaattagatcttatttttgcttgaacaaaaacGGCCTCGTGCGCTCGGATTGTCGCACGGGGCGAGCTCCTACAAGTAGTATGAAACAGGATGGAAATCGCCCGGCGcgtgagacggaagatgctcagtacaaactgtatgcagttcta
This genomic window contains:
- the LOC105392541 gene encoding gastrula zinc finger protein XlCGF42.1 isoform X1 — encoded protein: MQNNPQELSWQAIQAIVGVKLPSNVLRFDDIGFHLVKNSYSSAEESDSDVEIIENDWESDNNVSSKPEHSDNEKNTSPERAQSESPVLHLVEPDNNNSGKDSLDYRENLDKNDTKDISDQIQNEDADSSNGNVMSIENYLEVTLSTDSEASHTCSQCNQIFPSEQTLLVHHCSAKPAEEKKYPCHVCAEKFPSYWELRKHINSHFPGMSDSKSSFCHLCQKDYTKTGFMNHLRKHTGERPFVCELCHKAFSQSSSLSIHMKFHLNVRKHCCTVCEKKFVTKSELSRHMTVHTKQKSYYCGVCEKAFTRSDNMKKHEKTHG